DNA from Gemmatimonadaceae bacterium:
GCCTGGCGCCGAATTGGGCGCGCCGCCTCATCGCCTTCCACCAGCACTCGCCTTTCGACCTGGTCGTGGGAGTGCGCTACGTCACGGCGAGGGGCACCGAGTTCGTCATTCGCGAAGGCACGCTCGAGGAAGTCGCCAACGCGGTGTTTCCGCTCCTGCGCAGCGCGCGCGGTCTGCAGCTCCGTCGCGCGCAGGCGAACCGCATTGCGGACGTCTTTGAAGCGCTTCTTCAACGCGCGCAGCAGCCGTGCCGCAGAAGCGCCGGCTGATGACGCTCTCCGACGAGTGGGCGCCTGTAGTAGGCGCGCAGATCGCCGCGGTCACCGCCGCGCGGATGGTGACGCGTGACGGCACGCTCTTCGTTGACGTGGCTACCGACGCGTGGTTGCAGGAGCTCTCGCGCATGGAGCCGCGGTTGCTCAGGGCACTGCGCCAACGCTCCACCGGCATCTCGGTGCAGCGCATTCGCTGGCGCTTGGCGAGCGTCGCCGGTCGCTTGGAGCCATTGCTGGAACTCGTGCGCGAGGATCACGCGCCCGGCCTCGCCGAGGATACTCAGGCATGACGAAGCCGCCTGCTTTCCAGTGGTATCCAGGTGACTTCCGACGGGACACGGCGTTGATGGCGTGCTCATTTGAGGCGCGCGCCCTCTGGCGCGAGATGCTTGACCTCATGCATGACGGGACGCCACGCGGACACCTGACGGCTGGTGGGGTCCCCATCACCACCGAACGGCTTGCGCATATGGTCGGCGTGTCTCGACAGAAGGCGCGCCGCTGGCTCGCCGAGCTCGAGGAGCGGCACGTGTTCAGCCGCACCGAGGCCGGCGTGATCTACAGCCGGCGCATGGTGCGCGACGAGCGCGTCAGAACAGTCCGCGCTGCCGGCGGGAAGGATAGCCTGAAGAATCCCAATGTGCCGCGACCGAAGCGACAACAAGGACAGGTGGAAGGACATCCTTCCAACCATCCTTCGGAGGTATCCTCGCCGCCGTCCTTCGGGGGGTCCCCTGCAGTTGCAGTTGCATCTGCATCTTCACTTCAACTACAAAAACCTCTTCCGCGCAAACACCGCGCGGGGTCGAACGGCGGACCTCCCGAGACGTGGTTGACACCGGCTCACGATGCATGGGAAGTGCATTTCGGGGCTGGGTCCTTCGACGCCAGACGCGC
Protein-coding regions in this window:
- a CDS encoding DUF721 domain-containing protein, coding for MPQKRRLMTLSDEWAPVVGAQIAAVTAARMVTRDGTLFVDVATDAWLQELSRMEPRLLRALRQRSTGISVQRIRWRLASVAGRLEPLLELVREDHAPGLAEDTQA